One genomic window of Candidatus Nitrospira inopinata includes the following:
- a CDS encoding MoaD/ThiS family protein produces MVTINLTGQLQTIEGERDLACKIDMPISVRQLIRKQGAHLWHLLPLLREKKILVTINKRIASEDSLVHDGDTVRLIGHNGMGGSGLGPSLD; encoded by the coding sequence ATGGTGACGATCAACTTAACGGGACAACTTCAGACGATCGAGGGGGAACGAGACCTCGCGTGCAAAATCGACATGCCAATTTCTGTCAGGCAACTGATTCGGAAACAAGGCGCTCATCTCTGGCATTTGCTTCCGTTGCTACGCGAGAAGAAAATACTGGTGACAATCAATAAGAGAATTGCAAGCGAAGACAGTCTTGTCCATGATGGCGATACCGTCCGCTTGATAGGGCATAATGGAATGGGAGGAAGCGGGTTAGGGCCCTCACTCGACTAG